ACCGGTTTTGAACTCTTCGACATTCTCCTGCGTTAATCCGGTCTGCGGCTCAAGATATGCCAGGGCGATTTTTTTCACCGGCGAAAGACCAGTCCTCTCCGCAATATAAGCATAGGCATTTAGCTGGACTTCATACAAGGGCAGAAGACTATCCTGGGTCTCAGTATATTTGGCAGTTTTATAATCCAGGACAAAATAGGAGCCGTTTTTTAGCTTGAAAATCTCATCCGGAACGCCAGTCAGAAGTATGTCGTTAGTCTGGTCAGATGTGTTGAAGCTGGAGTGATGGAGCTTCTTCACCAGACCCGCGAACTCATCTTCTGATCCCAGCCATTCAGGGAAATGTCCATACTTTTCAAAAAAAGAGCTGATGAATTTCTTGGTGTAGGAATCGATGGAGCTGAAAATTCCTGGAAAGATCTGGTAGGGTAATTTGTTGGCGGCACGGAGTTTTAGCCAGGCGCAGCGTGGGCAAAACCCGGGCAGGGCGAATGCTCCTAAGTCTTTAGCGGAGATTCTCAGTTGCAAATAGCCTCCATAAGCAAGTGGTCAGTGGTCAGTAATTTCCACAGAGTGGTGTGGGGTCTGACCATGCGCCACTGTATTTTTATTTTACTTTCTGGACCTTGCCGGCTTTTAAGCAGCTGGTGCAGACCCGGATGGTAACTCTTTCACCATTGACTAAAGCATGGACTTTTTGCAAGTTGGGCAGCCAGCGTCTTTTAGTCAGGTTATGTGCATGACTGACTGTATGACCGTATTGCGGTTTTTTCCCGCAGATCTCACAAGCTCTTGACATTTTTCCTCCATTCTATTCGATATTAAATCAAAGTATTAATTTAATGTCTTTATACGAAAAAACAAGGGGAATATTCAAATACAAGGTCAAAAAAACAGATACAATACATCAGCCCTAGAGAGCAAGCTGAATATTCCCTCTCCTTTTTAAGGAGAGGGAAAGGGTGAGGTTATGCCACTACGATGGACATAAATAAATTACCACCCCGCTTCGGGGGCAGGGTGGGGATACCGGTAATTTCACAAATAGTAAGGGCGACCCACCGGGTCGCCCTTACTTTGCAGGAAGGAAATGAGGAAGTAAGATCTTATTTCAGCAAGCTCATCTTGGCGGTTTTGGTGAAATCGCCTGCCTGGATGCGGTAGAAATAGATTCCGCTTCCGACAGTTTCACCTCTGTCGTTCTGCCCGTTCCAGACCACCTGTCTGAATCCAGCGGTCTGCTCTTCGTCTACCAAGGTCTTTACCTTCTGTCCAAGGATGTTGTAAACCACGAGCTTTACATAAGCGTTTGTAGGCAGAGCATAGCTGATGGTGGTTGTGGGGTTGAAGGGATTAGGATAATTCTGAGCCAAAGAGAAATCTTTTGGAAGAGCCTGGACCTTCTGCGCAGTGAGCTCAATCGGATTGAAATCAAATTTGAGTTCCTGTGCCTTGGCGTTCACCAGGGAGATTCCAGTCTGATGAGAGATGGTAGTCTCTTCCAATTTGACCTTTCCCTCACCCTTGAATTCCAGGTTTAGGAAAGTCCCTTCGCCCTGCGGAATAGCTTTAGCGGTAAAAGGTATAGCCACAGCCAGGACAGTCTTTTTCTCGTTATCAATAAGGGTGAACTTTGCTCCGCTCTGGCCGTCATCGGCGATATAGTCTGCTATTCCACCTGAGAAATCCGCCTTGGTGCAGATGACGTTTGTTCCGGGTTCAGCAAACTTCAACGCTACCACCACCCCACCCAGGGGCTCGTCTGCAGAAAGATTCAAGGCAACCTTATTGGCATCACTGGTGGCAACCATCTTATTAGCTGCCCAGGAGGAGCTTCCCACAATCAATAACAAAACGATAATCAAGGATATTTTTTTGAGCATAGATGTACTCCTTTCTTTAAAAGATTTAAAGGTGTTGATCTGGTTGGTATCTCCTTCTTTTACCTCCAGGTCTGTTCCCCCTCAGAACTTCCTTCACCTCCTTTAAATGGGGTTTTGATAAAAGTTAAGAGCCAACTTTCAACTTAATATAATTTACCCTTTCCTTTTGGTAAAAAATATTTTTCAACCCACCTTCCATCCCCTACGGGGACTACCATCTGTTTTTACGTATGATTCTGAAATTATTATAAAGTAAAAGATAAATATTGTCAAGTAAAAAATGGGTTTTTCTAAAAATTTTTTCCGGACAAT
This portion of the Candidatus Zixiibacteriota bacterium genome encodes:
- a CDS encoding PD-(D/E)XK nuclease family protein — translated: MQLRISAKDLGAFALPGFCPRCAWLKLRAANKLPYQIFPGIFSSIDSYTKKFISSFFEKYGHFPEWLGSEDEFAGLVKKLHHSSFNTSDQTNDILLTGVPDEIFKLKNGSYFVLDYKTAKYTETQDSLLPLYEVQLNAYAYIAERTGLSPVKKIALAYLEPQTGLTQENVEEFKTG
- the rpmB gene encoding 50S ribosomal protein L28 gives rise to the protein MSRACEICGKKPQYGHTVSHAHNLTKRRWLPNLQKVHALVNGERVTIRVCTSCLKAGKVQKVK
- a CDS encoding T9SS type A sorting domain-containing protein, whose amino-acid sequence is MLKKISLIIVLLLIVGSSSWAANKMVATSDANKVALNLSADEPLGGVVVALKFAEPGTNVICTKADFSGGIADYIADDGQSGAKFTLIDNEKKTVLAVAIPFTAKAIPQGEGTFLNLEFKGEGKVKLEETTISHQTGISLVNAKAQELKFDFNPIELTAQKVQALPKDFSLAQNYPNPFNPTTTISYALPTNAYVKLVVYNILGQKVKTLVDEEQTAGFRQVVWNGQNDRGETVGSGIYFYRIQAGDFTKTAKMSLLK